The sequence GACTATCCCGGGACTGAACCCTGCCTCAGCCCACGCTTTGAGCTGGTGTGCCTCGGCTGCTCTGCCTGTCGCTCAGGGCCCGTGTGAGCACCTGACGAGACAGCGTTGTTCGCTACGCTCCACCCGTGGCGCGATTGTGCGGATCTCCTTGCGACACCAGGAGATCCGCTTTCTGTCGCCCTGTTGCTCAGTTGACTTCTACTCCATTACCTTCGAAATCGAACGGAGTGGACATGCCTCGGGACCTGGAGAGAGCGCATGAGGAACTGGAATCTCATGGACGCTGCGGAGACGCTCGCGGAGGTGGTGGAACTCGCGCTTACCTCTGGGCCGCAGCGCGTGGTGAGCCGCGAGCGACGCGCGGTGGTGATGCTCGGCGAGGCGGAGTACCAGCGGCTCGCCGAACGGGTGCCGGCTCCCGCGGTGCGCGGGTTCGGTGGGAAAGAGCTCTTCGAGATCATGCAGAACTCGCCGATCGCGGCCGCCATCCGCGACGGGGACTTGCCCGAGGATTTCCTGGAACGCTCACGGGAAGCGTCACGCCACTCTGAATGCTGCACCGGGTGGACGGGGAGCGCCCGCGAAATGGATGCTGCGGCTCACGATTGATCGAGAACACGGGAGGGGGGAGATGACGGATTTCTGGTACTCGGAGGAAGCGGAGAAGCGGCTTGGTGAAGTGATGCACCGCGCTCTCACCAACGCTCCGCAGACAGTGCTCGGACCTGATTGCACGGCGGTCGTGGTTATGAGTGAGGCGGACCATTACCGTCTCGTGCTCGCTCACCAACGGCTGCTTGCGCTGGGGGAAACCCCACCGGTGCCACGCCAACTGCAGGAAGGTGAGAAGAGTGCATGGGACCATCTTCAGAGCCTGCCGCCCAGCGCGGTTTACGAAGATGGGGAACTGCCTGGAGATTACTTCGAGCGGATGAGGGAGGAGGACCGCCGACGCGAGCGCTGCGCGTGCCGAAATGAAAACGACCTCTCGGCGGACGCGGCCGACTGAGACGCATGCGCTATCTTCTCGACACCAACGTAGTCTCCGACAGCACCAAGCCGCGTCCGGACCCGCGGGTAACAAGGTGGATGGGTGCACGTCCACAGGAGCACTTCGCGCTCAGCACGATCACATTGGGCGAGATCCAGAAAGGTGCTTCGAAACTTGAACCCGGTGCGAAGCGCACTTACCTCATTCAGTGGCTGGAGGAGATCCCCACCGAATACAGAGACCGGGTGATCCCGGTGGACGTGCCAATTGCCAGGGCCTGGGGACGGATCGCTGACGAGGGCCGCCGCGCCGGACGCGAGCTGAGCGTACCGGACGGGATTCTGGTTGCCACCGCGGTCATTCACGACATGGTGCTCGTCACCCGCAACGAACGCCACTTCCGTGACCGCGGCATCCAGATCCTGAACCCGTGGAACCGATGAGAAAACGCAGAGCGCCCCGGCAGCCTTGCGGCCGCCGGGGCGTTGGGGAGCGATCGGGCGAGGATCAGAAGGCCTTGATCTCCTGGATCGCCTTGAGCACGTCCTCCGGCTCGGGGAGGATGGCGCGCTCGACCTGCGGGGCGTAGGCCACCCAGGTGTCCAGCGAGGCCACGCGCTTCACCGGCGCGTCCAGCCAGGGGAAGAGCTCGTCCGCCACGCGCGCCGCGACCTCGGCGCCGATCCCCCACGAGAGCGAGTCCTCGTGCGCGATCACCAGGCGGTTGGTCTTCTTCACCGACGCGGCCACGGCCTCCATGTCCAGCGGGCTCACCGTGCGCATGTCGATGACCTCGGTGGAGATCCCGAACTGGTCCTCGGCCTGCTTGGCGGCCACGACGGAGCGCTGCACCAGCGCGCCCCAGGCGATCACCGTCACGTCCGTCCCCTCGCGCACCGTGCGGGCCTTGCCGAAGGGGATCATGAAGTTGGGGCCGGGATACTTCCCCTTGTTGTACACCTGGCGGTACAGGTGCTTGTGCTCCAGGAACAGGACCGGGTCCTCGCAGCGGATCGCCGTGCGCAGGAGACCCGCGGCGTCGATGGCGTTGGACGGGAGGACGACGCGGATGCCGGGGCAGTGCGCGAAGATCGACTCGCCCGTCTGCGAGTGGTAGATGGAGCCGCCCTTGAGGTAGCCGCCGTACGTGGTGCGGATGACCATCGGCGAGGCGAAGGCGTTGTTAGAGCGGTAGCGCATGGTGGCCACCTCGCCGCGGATCTGCATCATCGCCGGCCAGATGTAGTCGAAGAACTGGATCTCGACCACCGGCTTCATCCCGCGCACCGCCATCCCCACCGCGCGGCCGATGATGTTGGCCTCGGCGAGCGGGGAGTTGAAGACGCGCGTGCCCCCGAACTCGCGCTGCAGCCCCGCGGTGACCTTGAAGACGCCGCCCTTCCCCTTGACGTCGTTGATCATCTCCTCGCGCGAGACGTCGGCCACGTCCTCGCCGAAGACGACGATGCGCGGATCGCGGCGCATCTCGTCCTTGAGGGTGGCGTTGATCAGGTCGACCATCGTGGTCTCGCCGCCGGTGAAGCGCGGGTCGTCCTCGGTGTCGAACTGCTCCGCCGTGGGGTCCACGTCGGGCGAGAAGAGGTACTGCATGGCCGTGGAGGGCGCCGGCTGCGGCGACTCGAGCGCCTCGTCGGTGGCGCGCTGCACCTCGTCGTTGACCTCGGCGTCGATGCGGGCGAGCTCGTCCTGCGTGGCGAGGCCGCCGTCCACCAGGAGCTTGGCGGCGCGCACCAGCGGGTCGCGCTTGGCCTCCTCGTTCCGCATCACCTCCGTCTTGTAGAACCGCTCGTCGTCGGAAAGCGAGTGGCTGTACGGGCGGATCACCTTGGCGTGCACCAGCGCCGGGCCCTGGCGCGTGCGGCAGTACTCCACCGCGCGCCCCATCGCGGCGTACGAGTCCACCAGGTCCGTGCCGTCGCAGTTGATGACGAGGAGGTCCGGGAACGACTGCACCAGCCTGGAGATGCTGCCGCCCGCCGTGTTCACCTCCACCGGGACGGAGATGGCGAACTCGTTGTCCTCCACGATGTAGACGACGGGGAGCTTGAGGTTGGAGGCCGAGTTGAGGCTCTCCCAGAACTCGCCCTCGGAGGTGGTGCCGTCGCCGGTGGTGACGAAGACGACCTCGTCCTCCTTGGCGCCCGTGGTCTCGACCAGCGGCTCGCCCAGCTTGCGGGCGCGCATCGCGGCCTCGGCGGTGCCCACGGCCTGCAGGAACTGCGTGCCGGTGGGCGACGAGGTGGAGACGATGTTGAGCGCCTTGTGCCCCCAGTGCGACGGCATCTGCCGCCCGCCGGAGGAGGGGTCCGCCTCGGCGCCGACGGCCTGCAGGAGGTGATCGAGCGCGGTCATTCCCAGACCGAGCGAGAAGGCGCGGTCGCGGTAGTAGAAGTAGAACCAGTCGTAGCCGGGGCGGGCGTGGGCGGCGGCGGCCACCTGGATCGCCTCGTGCCCGGCCCCGGAGATCTGGAAGAAGATCTTGTTCTGCCCCTTGAGCTGGATCTCCTTGTCGTCGAGGCGACGGGCCAGCAGCATGGTGCGGTAGAAGCCGAGCAGCGTGTCGCGGCCGAGCGCGGCTTCCTCGGTGCGGGGCTTCTTCTTGGTCGTGGTCGCCATCGGATGCAGGCGTTCCTTTATGGGTCGTTGCGCGGCGTCCGCCGCGTCCGGCCGCGGAGGCGGACCGGGGCGAAGAACATATTCGAGAAGCACATCCGGGGCCAGGGGAGTGGGGCGGGGAATGGGGAATGGGGAATGGGGAATGGGGGCATCGGGACCGCGAGGCATTGTGTGGGATGCGTGGGTGCGGTGCGCGGGTAGGCACGGGCAGCCACGTGGGGCGGCCCCTACGGAACCGGTGCGTGCGGCGGGTCGAGAGACGGGCGAGGGCGCGGGCGATGAATCGCGGCCTTACCGGA is a genomic window of Longimicrobium sp. containing:
- a CDS encoding type II toxin-antitoxin system VapC family toxin, which translates into the protein MRYLLDTNVVSDSTKPRPDPRVTRWMGARPQEHFALSTITLGEIQKGASKLEPGAKRTYLIQWLEEIPTEYRDRVIPVDVPIARAWGRIADEGRRAGRELSVPDGILVATAVIHDMVLVTRNERHFRDRGIQILNPWNR
- a CDS encoding dehydrogenase E1 component subunit alpha/beta, whose protein sequence is MATTTKKKPRTEEAALGRDTLLGFYRTMLLARRLDDKEIQLKGQNKIFFQISGAGHEAIQVAAAAHARPGYDWFYFYYRDRAFSLGLGMTALDHLLQAVGAEADPSSGGRQMPSHWGHKALNIVSTSSPTGTQFLQAVGTAEAAMRARKLGEPLVETTGAKEDEVVFVTTGDGTTSEGEFWESLNSASNLKLPVVYIVEDNEFAISVPVEVNTAGGSISRLVQSFPDLLVINCDGTDLVDSYAAMGRAVEYCRTRQGPALVHAKVIRPYSHSLSDDERFYKTEVMRNEEAKRDPLVRAAKLLVDGGLATQDELARIDAEVNDEVQRATDEALESPQPAPSTAMQYLFSPDVDPTAEQFDTEDDPRFTGGETTMVDLINATLKDEMRRDPRIVVFGEDVADVSREEMINDVKGKGGVFKVTAGLQREFGGTRVFNSPLAEANIIGRAVGMAVRGMKPVVEIQFFDYIWPAMMQIRGEVATMRYRSNNAFASPMVIRTTYGGYLKGGSIYHSQTGESIFAHCPGIRVVLPSNAIDAAGLLRTAIRCEDPVLFLEHKHLYRQVYNKGKYPGPNFMIPFGKARTVREGTDVTVIAWGALVQRSVVAAKQAEDQFGISTEVIDMRTVSPLDMEAVAASVKKTNRLVIAHEDSLSWGIGAEVAARVADELFPWLDAPVKRVASLDTWVAYAPQVERAILPEPEDVLKAIQEIKAF